One part of the Nematostella vectensis chromosome 8, jaNemVect1.1, whole genome shotgun sequence genome encodes these proteins:
- the LOC5508828 gene encoding EGF-like repeat and discoidin I-like domain-containing protein 3 isoform X1, producing the protein MKSLILFAILVQMGLYKCEELFKSLERNNEFISFTNFMKDDGYFLDVKILKEITARDYIDCWLECQSHPSCLSINADSEPDQKSRFWCKLLSDDKYNASDKFRPNGSSHHFRIPNPCENLRNCSGLVKCKADYVNNTGACACPACFIGDACESYISGALGMENGKILESQISASSALAEDHSPKFARLHNTFNPSAGNYGSWGAKTNQIGEYLQINLLVLKYITKVATQGKNEVGGSQWVTRYRLDYSQDGTNWLVYKEFSGNIDRNSVVTHVIQDPFKAVMVRFVVQEWSVHICMRVEVYGCSTQ; encoded by the exons ATGAAAAGTCTTATTCTTTTCGCTATATTGGTCCAAATGGGTCTCTATAAATGCGAGGAGCTGTTTAAATCTTTAGAAAGAAACAATGAGTTTATTTCTTTCACAAATTTCATGAAAGATGATGGGTATTTTCTAGACGTGAAAATTCTCAAGGAAATCACAGCGAGAGATTACATTGATTGCTGGCTGGAATGCCAAAGCCATCCTTCTTGCCTCTCCATAAACGCCGACTCGGAACCCGACCAGAAATCACGTTTCTGGTGTAAACTTCTCTCTGATGACAAATACAACGCTTCCGATAAGTTTAGGCCCAACGGGTCCTCGCACCACTTCAGAATTCCG AATCCCTGTGAAAACCTTCGGAACTGTTCCGGTCTTGTCAAGTGTAAAGCGGACTACGTTAACAACACGGGGGCTTGTGCCTGCCCGGCCTGCTTCATCGGGGATGCATGTGAATCAT ATATTTCGGGCGCTCTAGGGATGGAGAATGGCAAAATACTTGAatcacaaatttccgcgtcgTCTGCTCTTGCTGAGGATCACAGTCCTAAGTTCGCAAGACTACACAACACATTCAATCCTTCAGCCGGCAACTATGGCAGTTGGGGAGCTAAAACCAATCAG atagGAGAGTATCTTCAGATAAACCTCCTTGTGCTTAAGTACATCACCAAGGTCGCAACCCAAGGTAAGAATGAAGTTGGTGGATCTCAATGGGTGACGCGGTACCGACTTGATTACAGCCAAGACGGCACAAACTGGCTGGTTTACAAG GAATTCAGCGGTAATATAGATAGGAATAGCGTTGTTACCCACGTCATACAAGATCCCTTCAAGGCTGTTATGGTGAGATTCGTAGTTCAAGAGTGGAGCGTACACATCTGCATGAGGGTGGAGGTCTATGGATGCAGCACCCAATAA
- the LOC5508828 gene encoding lactadherin isoform X2, with product MKSLILFAILVQMGLYKCEELFKSLERNNEFISFTNFMKDDGYFLDVKILKEITARDYIDCWLECQSHPSCLSINADSEPDQKSRFWCKLLSDDKYNASDKFRPNGSSHHFRIPNPCENLRNCSGLVKCKADYVNNTGACACPACFIGDACESYISGALGMENGKILESQISASSALAEDHSPKFARLHNTFNPSAGNYGSWGAKTNQIGEYLQINLLVLKYITKVATQGIQR from the exons ATGAAAAGTCTTATTCTTTTCGCTATATTGGTCCAAATGGGTCTCTATAAATGCGAGGAGCTGTTTAAATCTTTAGAAAGAAACAATGAGTTTATTTCTTTCACAAATTTCATGAAAGATGATGGGTATTTTCTAGACGTGAAAATTCTCAAGGAAATCACAGCGAGAGATTACATTGATTGCTGGCTGGAATGCCAAAGCCATCCTTCTTGCCTCTCCATAAACGCCGACTCGGAACCCGACCAGAAATCACGTTTCTGGTGTAAACTTCTCTCTGATGACAAATACAACGCTTCCGATAAGTTTAGGCCCAACGGGTCCTCGCACCACTTCAGAATTCCG AATCCCTGTGAAAACCTTCGGAACTGTTCCGGTCTTGTCAAGTGTAAAGCGGACTACGTTAACAACACGGGGGCTTGTGCCTGCCCGGCCTGCTTCATCGGGGATGCATGTGAATCAT ATATTTCGGGCGCTCTAGGGATGGAGAATGGCAAAATACTTGAatcacaaatttccgcgtcgTCTGCTCTTGCTGAGGATCACAGTCCTAAGTTCGCAAGACTACACAACACATTCAATCCTTCAGCCGGCAACTATGGCAGTTGGGGAGCTAAAACCAATCAG atagGAGAGTATCTTCAGATAAACCTCCTTGTGCTTAAGTACATCACCAAGGTCGCAACCCAAG GAATTCAGCGGTAA
- the LOC5508816 gene encoding DNA-directed RNA polymerase II subunit RPB1-like, with product MQITFQESHLTSRYVPIISRYVPITSRYAPIISRYAPIISRYVPIISRYVPIISRYVPIISRYVPIISRYVPIISRYVPIISRYVPIISRYVPIISRYVPIISRYVPIISRYVPIISRYVPIISRKPVVKGFSVFVLLKDTDRYI from the coding sequence ATGCAAATCACATTCCAAGAAAGCCATTTGACCAGCCGCTATGTCCCGATCATCAGCCGCTACGTCCCGATCACCAGCCGCTATGCCCCGATCATCAGCCGCTATGCCCCGATCATCAGCCGCTATGTCCCGATCATCAGCCGCTATGTCCCGATCATCAGCCGCTATGTCCCGATCATCAGCCGCTATGTCCCGATCATTAGCCGCTATGTCCCGATCATCAGCCGCTATGTCCCGATCATCAGCCGCTATGTCCCGATCATCAGCCGCTATGTCCCGATCATCAGCCGCTATGTCCCGATCATCAGCCGCTATGTCCCGATCATCAGCCGCTATGTCCCGATCATCAGCCGCTATGTCCCGATCATCAGCCGAAAGCCGGTGGTGAAAGGTTTCAGTGTTTTCGTACTGCTTAAAGATACAGACAGATACATTTAA
- the LOC5508827 gene encoding pre-mRNA-splicing factor SYF1-like: MPELARPKKNQNLIIEEEDLPYEEEILRNPFSVKCWQRYVEHKTKTGSRSAVNMIYERALKELPGSYKLWYNYLKIRRKQVKGRPVKDPLYEEVNNAFERSLVFMHKMPRIWLDYCQFLVDQCKITKTRRTFDRALRALPITQHYRIWPLYLKFVRMYPVYETAVRVYRRYLKLEPENTEGYINYLLSIGWMDEAARRLANIVNKEDFVSKEGKSSHQLWHELCEIISKNPDKVKSLKVADIIRGGLRRFTDSLGQLWCSLADYYIRSGHFEKARDVYEEAIQTVMTVRDFGQVFDAYAQFEESMISAKMETTAEMGATEEEDIDLELRLARFEHLMDRRPLLLSSVLLRQNPHNVHEWHKRVKLYDGKPKEIINTFTEAVQTVDPKLATGKPHTLWVEFARFYEKHNQLAEARVIFDKATKVNYRHVDDLASVWCEVAEMEIRHENYSKALELIRKATAVPSTKTNYYDESETVQKRVHKSLKLWSMYADLEESLGTFQSTKAVYGRILDLRIANPQIIINYAMFLEEHRYFEESFKVYERGVAMFKWPNVFDIWNTYLSKFIKRYGGTKLERSRDLFEQVLDGCPAKFAKAFLLMYAKMEEEHGLARHAMAIYDRATKAVLPEEKFEMFNLYIKRAAEIFGVTHTREIYEKAIEVLPDDDAREMCIRFAELERKLGEIDRARAVYMHASQISDPRRTPSFWKTWHEFEVHHGNEDTFREMLRIKRSVQAQFNTQVNFMSAQMLAAATGKPVGEVDELAQSDEMQKLEQMQAAKEPVQPKEKVLFVRGGTTEEESDEATQATNPEEIDIDDDDDDDEENEETATKSEVRLEQRAIPSEVFGGLAKEDD, encoded by the exons ATGCCGGAGTTAGCAAGACCTAAGAAGAACCAAAACTTAATAATC GAGGAAGAAGATCTACCGTACGAGGAGGAAATCCTGCGAAATCCTTTTTCTGTGAAGTGTTGGCAGAGATATGTCGAGCACAAGACTAAGACAGGATCCCGCTCTGCGGTCAACATGATCTATGAGCGTGCACTAAAAGAACTTCCAGGAAG TTATAAGTTGTGGTATAACTACCTCAAGATCCGCCGGAAGCAAGTAAAGGGGAGACCAGTGAAGGATCCTTTGTACGAAGAAGTGAATAATGCATTTGAGAGATCACTAGTCTTCATGCATAAG ATGCCGAGGATTTGGCTTGACTACTGTCAATTCCTTGTCGATCAATGCAAGATAACAAAGACACGCAGGACGTTTGACCGTGCCCTGCGTGCCCTACCAATCACACAGCACTACAGGATATGGCCCTTGTATCTGAAGTTTGTACGCATGTACCCAGTGTATGAGACTGCAGTTAGAGTGTACCGACGATACTTGAAG CTCGAACCGGAAAACACTGAAGGATACATAAACTACCTTTTGTCTATTGGGTGGATGGATGAGGCTGCGAGGAGGCTTGCAAACATTGTCAACAAG gagGACTTTGTTTCAAAGGAAGGGAAATCCAGTCACCAG CTGTGGCATGAGTTGTGTGAAATTATTTCCAAGAACCCAGATAAG gtaaaAAGTCTGAAAGTGGCAGACATCATCCGAGGAGGGCTGAGAAGATTCACCGACAGCTTGGGCCAACTCTGGTGCTCCCTTGCTGATTATTACATCAGAAGTGGCCACTTTGAAAAG GCAAGAGATGTATACGAGGAAGCAATACAGACCGTTATGACTGTCCGCGATTTTGGCCAG GTGTTTGATGCATATGCCCAGTTTGAGGAGAGCATGATCAGTGCGAAGATGGAGACCACAGCAGAGATGGGAGCCACTGAGGAAG AGGACATAGACCTAGAGCTGAGATTGGCTCGATTTGAACACCTAATGGACAGACGGCCTCTACTTCTTAGCAG CGTGCTCCTCAGACAGAATCCCCACAACGTCCACGAATGGCACAAGCGCGTCAAGCTGTACGACGGCAAACCCAAAGAAATCATCAACACATTCACAGAAGCCGTGCAAACGGTCGACCCCAAACTCGCCACAGGGAAACCCCACACGCTGTGGGTAGAATTCGCGCGCTTTTACGAGAAGCACAACCAGTTGGCAGAGGCGCGAGTCATCTTCGACAAAGCGACTAAAGTGAACTATCGTCACGTGGACGACCTGGCGAGTGTGTGGTGTGAGGTAGCGGAGATGGAGATACGTCACGA AAATTACTCGAAGGCTCTCGAGCTGATACGAAAAGCAACAGCAGTACCATCAACGAAGACAAACTACTATGACGAG TCCGAGACTGTGCAGAAACGTGTCCACAAGTCGCTAAAGCTGTGGTCAATGTACGCGGATCTGGAAGAGAGCCTGGGCACGTTCCAGTCCACCAAAGCCGTGTACGGTCGCATCCTCGACTTGCGGATTGCCAACCCTCAGATAATCATCAACTACGCCATGTTCCTTGAGGAGCATAGGTATTTTGAGGAGAGCTTCAAG GTTTATGAGCGTGGTGTCGCCATGTTCAAGTGGCCAAATGTGTTTGACATTTGGAACACATACCTCAGCAAATTTATCAAGAGATAT GGAGGGACGAAACTAGAAAGATCACGAGATCTTTTCGAACAAGTCCTTGATGGATGCCCGGCAAAGTTTGCCAAAG CCTTCTTATTAATGTACGCTAAGATGGAGGAGGAGCACGGTCTAGCTCGTCATGCGATGGCGATCTACGATAGAGCTACGAAAGCCGTGCTTCCGGAAGAGAAGTTCGAG ATGTTCAACCTATACATCAAGCGAGCCGCGGAAATATTCGGCGTCACTCACACCAGAGAAATCTACGAAAAGGCCATTGAAGTGCTTCCAGACGATGACGCAAG GGAGATGTGCATCCGCTTTGCCGAGCTTGAGCGTAAACTTGGGGAAATCGACCGCGCACGGGCTGTTTACATGCATGCCTCACAGATATCTGACCCACGG CGCACGCCGTCGTTCTGGAAGACGTGGCACGAGTTTGAAGTGCATCATGGGAACGAGGACACGTTCCGAGAAATGCTTCGAATTAAACGCAGTGTGCAAGCCCAATTCAACACCCAG GTTAACTTCATGTCGGCGCAAATGCTAGCTGCGGCAACTGGCAAGCCAGTAG GTGAGGTGGACGAATTGGCTCAATCTGATGAGATGCAAAAGCTGGAGCAGATGCAAGCGGCCAAGGAGCCCGTGCAGCCCAAGGAGAAAGTGCTCTTTGTCAG GGGGGGTACAACAGAGGAAGAATCAGACGAAGCGACGCAAGCAACAAATCCCGAGGAGATTGACAtcgatgatgacgacgacgacgatgaagAAAACGAGGAAACCGCTACGAAAAGTG AAGTTCGTTTGGAGCAACGTGCGATACCAAGCGAG GTATTCGGAGGTCTGGCCAAGGAGGATGACTAA
- the LOC5508815 gene encoding peptidyl-prolyl cis-trans isomerase NIMA-interacting 1, whose amino-acid sequence MSSLPPGWVEKVSNSTGKTYYLNQHTKASQWERPTEPAGDQVRASHLLVKHSESRRPSSWKTDKITRSKDEALAILKGYQEQIKSGEATLEDLAKTESDCSSAKNGGDLGFFGRGQMQKPFETATFSLRVGEMSEPVFTDSGIHLILRTG is encoded by the exons ATGAGCTCTTTACCGCCTGGATGGGTAGAAAAGGTCTCCAACTCAACAGGAAAGACATATTACTTAAATCAACACACGAAAGCTAGCCAGTGGGAGAGGCCGACAGAGCCTGCTGGCGATCAAGTTCGCGCCTCTCATTTATTAGTGAAGCACAGTGAATCGAGGCGCCCTTCTTCGTGGAAAACCGACAAGATCACTAGAAGCAAAGACGAGGCGCTTGCCATCCTTAAAG GCTATCAGGAACAGATCAAATCAGGAGAGGCAACACTCGAGGACCTTGCCAAGACTGAGAGTGACTGCAGCAGTGCCAAAAATGGTGGGGACTTGGGTTTTTTTGGCAGAGGACAAATGCAAA agccATTTGAAACAGCAAC GTTCAGTCTTAGAGTTGGTGAGATGAGTGAGCCAGTCTTCACAGATTCTGGCATACATTTGATCCTCAGGACTGGATAG
- the LOC116608119 gene encoding piggyBac transposable element-derived protein 4, producing the protein MVKSKHRSGMRQYIKNKPTKWGLKLWVLADSANGYTYDFDVYARRQTANAPSTNGLAYDVVMKLLSPLLNQGYHLYCDNFYTSVTLINDLFLVETPATGTAAENRRGFPEELKNGRKLRQLMAINNYNSYMNGVDRSDQLMNNALSKCRRWWKVLFFHMIDIAVVNSHILFQIHCAKNPDNTALHHPKKYSVAEFREELVRQLAGLEEFGPPPAHKPPTSAPNQFESVHMPMMSDVKRNCKVCDATTGKELKVRTYCEAPQCQAYLHLTSTQDCFKIGHSKEFHE; encoded by the exons ATGGTAAAGAGTAAGCATCGGTCAGGGATGAGGCAGTATATAAAGAACAAACCAACGAAATGGGGACTGAAGTTGTGGGTTCTGGCAGACAGTGCAAACGGTTACACTTATGACTTTGATGTCTATGCCAGAAGACAGACAGCGAATGCCCCAAGTACTAATGGGCTTGCATATGATGTGGTCATGAAGTTATTATCACCCCTACTCAATCAAGGATACCATCTGTATTGTGATAACTTTTACACATCAGTGACACTTATAAATGATCTTTTCCTTGTGGAGACACCAGCTACTGGCACTGCAGCTGAAAATAGAAGGGGGTTTCCAGAGGAGTTGAAGAATGGCAgaaagt TGAGGCAGCTGATGGCCATCAACAACTACAACAGCTATATGAATGGTGTGGACAGATCTGACCAGCTGATGAACAACGCTCTCTCAAAGTGCAGAAGATGGTGGAAAGTCCTCTTCTTTCACATGATTGATATAGCTGTTGTAAATAGCCATATTCTTTTCCAGATTCACTGTGCCAAGAACCCTGACAACACAGCACTTCATCACCCGAAAAAGTACTCAGTTGCTGAGTTTAGAGAAGAACTAGTGAGACAGCTGGCAGGCTTAGAAGAGTTTGGTCCCCCACCTGCCCACAAGCCACCAACTAGCGCACCTAACCAGTTTGAGAGTGTCCACATGCCAATGATGTCGGATGTGAAGAGGAACTGTAAGGTTTGTGATGCAACCACAGGAAAAGAACTAAAGGTCAGGACCTACTGCGAAGCACCCCAATGCCAGGCATACCTGCACCTCACCAGCACCCAGGACTGTTTTAAAATAGGGCACAGCAAGGAGTTCCATGAGTAA